One window of Doryrhamphus excisus isolate RoL2022-K1 chromosome 13, RoL_Dexc_1.0, whole genome shotgun sequence genomic DNA carries:
- the LOC131140549 gene encoding interferon gamma-like isoform X1 codes for MVTTEMARTMLYVCVCLFASRIPASHVPSKMNKSIQNLLQYYKIPVKERFNGRPVFSRELLATKLEAKGVLMAVALQTYKELIQRMLKELPAQTDSTSDIRAELSYILERVQKLRRFRFQEQEALLDGIERFRHIQLDSALIQSKALWELPWLYEEASSLADKQHRRQHKQAKRLKIISIRSKTH; via the exons atGGTTACCACGGAGATGGCCAGAACcatgctgtatgtgtgtgtctgcctcTTTGCCTCTCGAATCCCGGCCTCTCATGTGCCATCAAAGATGAACAAATCCATCCAGAACCTGCTGCAGTACTAT AAGATTCCAGTCAAAGAACGTTTTAACGGCCGACCCGTCTTCTCCAGAGAACTTCTTGCCACCAAACTTGAG GCCAAGGGGGTGCTGATGGCAGTGGCGCTGCAGACATACAAGGAGCTGATCCAGCGCATGTTGAAGGAACTTCCTGCCCAGACAGACTCTACATCTGACATACGTGCGGAGCTGAGCTACATTCTGGAACGTGTGCAGAAGCTGAGGCGATTCCGCTTCCAGGAGCAGGAAGCACTGCTGGATGGCATCGAGAGGTTCCGACACATCCAG TTGGACAGTGCACTTATCCAGAGCAAAGCACTGTGGGAGCTGCCATGGCTCTACGAGGAGGCCAGCTCCCTGGCCGATAAGCAACATCGACGGCAGCATAAACAAGCCAAGAGGCTCAAAATCATCAGCATCAGAAGCAAAACTcattga
- the LOC131140549 gene encoding interferon gamma-like isoform X2, which translates to MVTTEMARTMLYVCVCLFASRIPASHVPSKMNKSIQNLLQYYIPVKERFNGRPVFSRELLATKLEAKGVLMAVALQTYKELIQRMLKELPAQTDSTSDIRAELSYILERVQKLRRFRFQEQEALLDGIERFRHIQLDSALIQSKALWELPWLYEEASSLADKQHRRQHKQAKRLKIISIRSKTH; encoded by the exons atGGTTACCACGGAGATGGCCAGAACcatgctgtatgtgtgtgtctgcctcTTTGCCTCTCGAATCCCGGCCTCTCATGTGCCATCAAAGATGAACAAATCCATCCAGAACCTGCTGCAGTACTAT ATTCCAGTCAAAGAACGTTTTAACGGCCGACCCGTCTTCTCCAGAGAACTTCTTGCCACCAAACTTGAG GCCAAGGGGGTGCTGATGGCAGTGGCGCTGCAGACATACAAGGAGCTGATCCAGCGCATGTTGAAGGAACTTCCTGCCCAGACAGACTCTACATCTGACATACGTGCGGAGCTGAGCTACATTCTGGAACGTGTGCAGAAGCTGAGGCGATTCCGCTTCCAGGAGCAGGAAGCACTGCTGGATGGCATCGAGAGGTTCCGACACATCCAG TTGGACAGTGCACTTATCCAGAGCAAAGCACTGTGGGAGCTGCCATGGCTCTACGAGGAGGCCAGCTCCCTGGCCGATAAGCAACATCGACGGCAGCATAAACAAGCCAAGAGGCTCAAAATCATCAGCATCAGAAGCAAAACTcattga
- the LOC131140549 gene encoding interferon gamma-like isoform X3 codes for MVTTEMARTMLYVCVCLFASRIPASHVPSKMNKSIQNLLQYYKIPVKERFNGRPVFSRELLATKLEAKGVLMAVALQTYKELIQRMLKELPAQTDSTSDIRAELSYILERVQKLRRFRFQEQEALLDGIERFRHIQLQTIIVFTAWKMR; via the exons atGGTTACCACGGAGATGGCCAGAACcatgctgtatgtgtgtgtctgcctcTTTGCCTCTCGAATCCCGGCCTCTCATGTGCCATCAAAGATGAACAAATCCATCCAGAACCTGCTGCAGTACTAT AAGATTCCAGTCAAAGAACGTTTTAACGGCCGACCCGTCTTCTCCAGAGAACTTCTTGCCACCAAACTTGAG GCCAAGGGGGTGCTGATGGCAGTGGCGCTGCAGACATACAAGGAGCTGATCCAGCGCATGTTGAAGGAACTTCCTGCCCAGACAGACTCTACATCTGACATACGTGCGGAGCTGAGCTACATTCTGGAACGTGTGCAGAAGCTGAGGCGATTCCGCTTCCAGGAGCAGGAAGCACTGCTGGATGGCATCGAGAGGTTCCGACACATCCAG
- the fam177a1 gene encoding protein FAM177A1 encodes MTTTKSKTKKNDEPTGHSEVPRRSQNSSADCFKKPSVIGMADLPLYLTNSNISLGQTMETDKSPEEATDLGMGAMGDSAERQVRVKVPRRTIYFASGDTLEEYSTDEEEEEEDPGKDKAVAVDTSKMTWGPYFWFHLWRMSTSTISVCDYMGEKLASLFGITTPKYQYAIDEYYRMKKEEEEEEEENRLADEAERRFAEQRMGGKQDCAAPDVEQPVAATSFVNVSFDHKPEACLGSPDNIVPCSLPS; translated from the exons ATGACTACAACGAAAAGCAAAACGAAGAAGAATGACGAACCAACGGGACACTCGGAAGTTCCACGAAGGAGTCAAAACAGTAGCGCCGATTGTTTTAAGAAGCCAAGTGTTATCGGTATGGCAGACTTGCCATTGTATTTAACCAATAGTAACATCTCACTGGGACAAACTATGGAAACTGATAAA AGTCCAGAAGAGGCCACGGACTTGGGTATGGGGGCGATGGGTGACTCAGCGGAGAGGCAGGTGAGGGTCAAGGTTCCCCGCAGGACAATCTACTTTGCAAGTGGTGACACCTTGGAGGAGTACAGTactgatgaggaggaggaagaggaagatccAGGGAAGGACAAGGCTGTTGCTGTGGATACG TCTAAAATGACCTGGGGGCCATACTTTTGGTTCCACCTGTGGAGAATGAGCACCTCTACTATCTCAG TATGTGACTACATGGGAGAGAAACTTGCCTCTCTGTTTGGCATCACTACTCCTAAATACCAGTATGCTATCGATGAGTACTACCGTATGAAGAAAGAG gaagaggaggaagaagaggagaatcGTCTGGCTGATGAGGCAGAGCGGAGATTCGCAGAGCAGCGCATGGGTGGCAAGCAGGATTGTGCTGCTCCTGATGTTGAACAGCCTGTAGCAGCCACTTCCTTTGTAAATGTCTCCTTTGACCACAAGCCCGAAGCTTGTCTCGGCAGCCCTGACAACATAGTGCCTTGTTCTCTACCATCCTGA
- the ttc7b gene encoding tetratricopeptide repeat protein 7B isoform X2, translating into MTAKKSGSRLETEIERCRSEGQWDKIPELVRQLSAKLISNDDLGELLLGECKLQTYLKENPIKQGSSPRGPRPKLVEVRKHLTAALDRGNLKAHYLQEASLLMAKLSYVEAEYTDALGQYNRVNLDDMQLSGAPVYRLSMIAEAYATKGLCLEKVPTVSPLLSNQNAGSPSTNRSRPEREQEIITCYEKSGDIALLYLQEAEKALSAGIQNRSPKPGPASQDQELGYFLETGLQRAHVIHFKNGNLTQGVGRFREILRAVETRTTQNLRMTIARQLAEILLRGMCEQSYWSPVEDPPTVSPLDDPTRQGHIQSKKYSLSRRPRVYSGENLFCPQENTEEALLLLLISESMANRDAVLSRIPEHNNDRIISLQSASVVYDLLTIALGRRGQYEMLSECLERAMKFAFEEFHLWYQLALSLMAAGKSARAVKVLKECIRLKPDDPTIPLLAVKLCIGPLHWLDEGECFAKMVIDMGEKAAEFRAKGYLAVGLVYSLKATDASLRSTQEEYQRKALGAFQRAQSLSPTDHLAAFYLALQLAVSRQIPEALGYVRQALQLQGDDVHSLHLLALLLSAQKHYHDALNIIEMALSEYPENFNLLYTKVKLESMCRGPEESLLTCKHMLQIWKSFYNLTNPSDSGRGSSLLDRTVADRRQLNAMTLPDFSDPETGGLQDANTLGFSSMFSVCSVHATSIAASRVEQALSEVASSLQSSAPKHGPLHPWMTLAQIWLHAAEVYIGMSKPAEASACTQEAANLFPTSHNVLFMRGQIAELRGSVDEAKRWYEEALSINPTHVKTMQRLGLILHQLQRYSLSEKVLRDAVQVNSTAHDVWNSLGEVLQAQGNAAAATECFLTALELEASSPILPFTIIPRAL; encoded by the exons ATGACCGCTAAGAAGTCTGGCTCACGACTGGAGACCGAGATAGAGCGGTGTCGTTCAGAGGGACAATGGGATAAAATACCGGAGTTAGTTCGGCAACTCTCGGCTAAACTGATATCAAACG ATGACTTAGGGGAGCTGTTGCTGGGGGAATGCAAGCTTCAGACGTACTTGAAGGAGAATCCAATCAAACAGGGTTCCAGCCCTAGAGGCCCACGACCAAAACTTGTAGAGGTCAGGAAGCACCTCACTGCTGCTCTGGACAGGGGAAACCTCAAG GCACATTACCTCCAGGAGGCGAGTCTTCTAATGGCCAAGCTCAGCTATGTAGAGGCAGAATACACAGATGCTTTAG GTCAGTACAACAGGGTGAATCTGGATGACATGCAGCTGTCTGGAGCCCCTGTGTACAGGCTCTCCATGATAGCAGAGGCCTATGCCACTaaag GCTTGTGCCTCGAGAAAGTGCCAACCGTCTCTCCATTGCTGTCCAACCAGAATGCCGGGTCTCCCTCCACTAATAGGAGCAGACCTGAGCGAGAGCAGGAAATCATCACCTGCTATGAAAAATCTGGAGATATTGCTCTGCTCTACCTGCAGGAGGCTGAAAAG GCTTTGTCAGCTGGAATTCAGAACCGCAGCCCAAAGCCTGGCCCAGCTTCCCAGGACCAGGAACTGGGTTACTTCCTGGAGACAGGCCTGCAGAGGGCCCATGTCATCCACTTCAAGAATGG AAACCTGACGCAAGGTGTCGGACGATTTCGAGAAATTCTTCGAGCTGTTGAAACCAGGACAACACAGAACCTGCGCATG accaTAGCAAGACAGCTTGCAGAGATCTTGCTCCGAGGGATGTGTGAACAGAGTTACTGGTCGCCTGTGGAAGACCCGCCCACTGTGTCGCCGCTGGACGATCCCACACGGCAAGGACACATCCAAAGCAAGAAGTACAGCTTAAGTCGGCGCCCACGGGTGTACTCTGGAGAGAA TCTGTTTTGCCCTCAGGAGAACACAGAGGAAGCATTATTGCTGCTCCTCATCAGTGAGTCCATG GCTAATCGCGATGCAGTCCTGAGCAGGATCCCTGAACACAATAATGATCGAATCATCAGTTTACAGTCCGCCTCTGTAGTATATGACCTGCTTACAATAGCACTTGGCAGGAGGGGACAGTATGAGATGCTATCTGAG TGTTTGGAGCGGGCCATGAAATTTGCCTTTGAGGAGTTCCATTTGTGGTACCAGCTTGCCTTGTCTTTAATGGCTGCTGGAAAATCCGCCCGTGCTGTTAAAGTTCTAAAGGAGTGTATTCGTCTAAAGCCGGATGACCCCACCATCCCACTGCTGGCTGTCAAACTGTGTATCGGACCTCTACACTGG TTGGATGAGGGTGAGTGCTTTGCCAAGATGGTGATTGACATGGGGGAGAAGGCGGCGGAGTTCAGAGCCAAGGGCTACTTGGCCGTTGGACTGGTTTATAGCCTCAAAGCCACTGACG CATCACTGCGAAGCACACAAGAAGAATATCAGAGGAAAGCTTTGGGAGCATTTCAGAG AGCACAAAGTCTGTCTCCAACGGACCATTTAGCAGCCTTCTACCTTGCACTGCAGCTCGCTGTGTCCAGACAG ATTCCCGAGGCGTTGGGCTATGTTCGACAGGCATTACAGCTTCAAGGGGATGACGTTCACTCCCTCCACCTACTGGCTCTGCTGCTTTCAGCACAGAAACACTACCACGATGCTCTCAATATCATCGAGATGGCCCTTTCTGAATATCCTGAGAACTTCAA CTTGCTGTATACCAAGGTGAAGTTGGAGAGCATGTGCAGAGGACCAGAAGAATCCTTGCTCACCTGTAAACACATGTTGCAGATCTGGAAGAGCTTTTACAACCTTACAAACCCCAG TGACTCAGGGCGAGGCAGCAGTCTGTTGGATAGAACTGTAGCAGACAGAAGACAGCTCAACGCCATGACTCTGCCAGACTTCAGTGACCCAGAAACTG GCGGCCTTCAGGACGCTAACACTCTTGGTTTTTCTTCCATGTTTTCTGTTT GTTCTGTACATGCTACATCAATAGCGGCTAGCCGCGTGGAGCAGGCGCTGTCGGAGGTGGCGTCTTCCCTGCAGAGCAGTGCACCCAAGCACGGACCCCTGCACCCCTGGATGACACTAGCCCAGATTTGGCTGCATGCAG CTGAGGTTTACATCGGCATGTCCAAGCCTGCTGAGGCGTCGGCCTGCACACAAGAAGCCGCCAACCTCTTCCCCACGTCCCACAATGTGCTGTTCATGAGGGGCCAGATAGCAGAGCTCAGGGGCAGCGTGGATGAGGCTAAACGCTGGTACGAAGAAGCCCTGTCCATCAACCCAACGCACGTCAAAACCATGCAGAGATTG GGTTTGATTCTCCATCAGCTTCAACGCTATAGTTTGTCAGAAAAAGTACTGAGGGATGCTGTGCAGGTCAACAG TACGGCTCATGATGTGTGGAACAGTCTCGGCGAGGTGTTGCAGGCTCAAGGGAACGCGGCTGCCGCCACGGAGTGTTTCCTCACCGCTTTGGAGCTGGAGGCCAGCAGCCCCATCCTGCCATTCACCATCATTCCGAGAGCACTATGA
- the ttc7b gene encoding tetratricopeptide repeat protein 7B isoform X3, which yields MTAKKSGSRLETEIERCRSEGQWDKIPELVRQLSAKLISNDDLGELLLGECKLQTYLKENPIKQGSSPRGPRPKLVEVRKHLTAALDRGNLKAHYLQEASLLMAKLSYVEAEYTDALGQYNRVNLDDMQLSGAPVYRLSMIAEAYATKGLCLEKVPTVSPLLSNQNAGSPSTNRSRPEREQEIITCYEKSGDIALLYLQEAEKALSAGIQNRSPKPGPASQDQELGYFLETGLQRAHVIHFKNGNLTQGVGRFREILRAVETRTTQNLRMTIARQLAEILLRGMCEQSYWSPVEDPPTVSPLDDPTRQGHIQSKKYSLSRRPRVYSGENLFCPQENTEEALLLLLISESMANRDAVLSRIPEHNNDRIISLQSASVVYDLLTIALGRRGQYEMLSECLERAMKFAFEEFHLWYQLALSLMAAGKSARAVKVLKECIRLKPDDPTIPLLAVKLCIGPLHWLDEGECFAKMVIDMGEKAAEFRAKGYLAVGLVYSLKATDASLRSTQEEYQRKALGAFQRAQSLSPTDHLAAFYLALQLAVSRQIPEALGYVRQALQLQGDDVHSLHLLALLLSAQKHYHDALNIIEMALSEYPENFNLLYTKVKLESMCRGPEESLLTCKHMLQIWKSFYNLTNPSDSGRGSSLLDRTVADRRQLNAMTLPDFSDPETGSVHATSIAASRVEQALSEVASSLQSSAPKHGPLHPWMTLAQIWLHAAEVYIGMSKPAEASACTQEAANLFPTSHNVLFMRGQIAELRGSVDEAKRWYEEALSINPTHVKTMQRLGLILHQLQRYSLSEKVLRDAVQVNSTAHDVWNSLGEVLQAQGNAAAATECFLTALELEASSPILPFTIIPRAL from the exons ATGACCGCTAAGAAGTCTGGCTCACGACTGGAGACCGAGATAGAGCGGTGTCGTTCAGAGGGACAATGGGATAAAATACCGGAGTTAGTTCGGCAACTCTCGGCTAAACTGATATCAAACG ATGACTTAGGGGAGCTGTTGCTGGGGGAATGCAAGCTTCAGACGTACTTGAAGGAGAATCCAATCAAACAGGGTTCCAGCCCTAGAGGCCCACGACCAAAACTTGTAGAGGTCAGGAAGCACCTCACTGCTGCTCTGGACAGGGGAAACCTCAAG GCACATTACCTCCAGGAGGCGAGTCTTCTAATGGCCAAGCTCAGCTATGTAGAGGCAGAATACACAGATGCTTTAG GTCAGTACAACAGGGTGAATCTGGATGACATGCAGCTGTCTGGAGCCCCTGTGTACAGGCTCTCCATGATAGCAGAGGCCTATGCCACTaaag GCTTGTGCCTCGAGAAAGTGCCAACCGTCTCTCCATTGCTGTCCAACCAGAATGCCGGGTCTCCCTCCACTAATAGGAGCAGACCTGAGCGAGAGCAGGAAATCATCACCTGCTATGAAAAATCTGGAGATATTGCTCTGCTCTACCTGCAGGAGGCTGAAAAG GCTTTGTCAGCTGGAATTCAGAACCGCAGCCCAAAGCCTGGCCCAGCTTCCCAGGACCAGGAACTGGGTTACTTCCTGGAGACAGGCCTGCAGAGGGCCCATGTCATCCACTTCAAGAATGG AAACCTGACGCAAGGTGTCGGACGATTTCGAGAAATTCTTCGAGCTGTTGAAACCAGGACAACACAGAACCTGCGCATG accaTAGCAAGACAGCTTGCAGAGATCTTGCTCCGAGGGATGTGTGAACAGAGTTACTGGTCGCCTGTGGAAGACCCGCCCACTGTGTCGCCGCTGGACGATCCCACACGGCAAGGACACATCCAAAGCAAGAAGTACAGCTTAAGTCGGCGCCCACGGGTGTACTCTGGAGAGAA TCTGTTTTGCCCTCAGGAGAACACAGAGGAAGCATTATTGCTGCTCCTCATCAGTGAGTCCATG GCTAATCGCGATGCAGTCCTGAGCAGGATCCCTGAACACAATAATGATCGAATCATCAGTTTACAGTCCGCCTCTGTAGTATATGACCTGCTTACAATAGCACTTGGCAGGAGGGGACAGTATGAGATGCTATCTGAG TGTTTGGAGCGGGCCATGAAATTTGCCTTTGAGGAGTTCCATTTGTGGTACCAGCTTGCCTTGTCTTTAATGGCTGCTGGAAAATCCGCCCGTGCTGTTAAAGTTCTAAAGGAGTGTATTCGTCTAAAGCCGGATGACCCCACCATCCCACTGCTGGCTGTCAAACTGTGTATCGGACCTCTACACTGG TTGGATGAGGGTGAGTGCTTTGCCAAGATGGTGATTGACATGGGGGAGAAGGCGGCGGAGTTCAGAGCCAAGGGCTACTTGGCCGTTGGACTGGTTTATAGCCTCAAAGCCACTGACG CATCACTGCGAAGCACACAAGAAGAATATCAGAGGAAAGCTTTGGGAGCATTTCAGAG AGCACAAAGTCTGTCTCCAACGGACCATTTAGCAGCCTTCTACCTTGCACTGCAGCTCGCTGTGTCCAGACAG ATTCCCGAGGCGTTGGGCTATGTTCGACAGGCATTACAGCTTCAAGGGGATGACGTTCACTCCCTCCACCTACTGGCTCTGCTGCTTTCAGCACAGAAACACTACCACGATGCTCTCAATATCATCGAGATGGCCCTTTCTGAATATCCTGAGAACTTCAA CTTGCTGTATACCAAGGTGAAGTTGGAGAGCATGTGCAGAGGACCAGAAGAATCCTTGCTCACCTGTAAACACATGTTGCAGATCTGGAAGAGCTTTTACAACCTTACAAACCCCAG TGACTCAGGGCGAGGCAGCAGTCTGTTGGATAGAACTGTAGCAGACAGAAGACAGCTCAACGCCATGACTCTGCCAGACTTCAGTGACCCAGAAACTG GTTCTGTACATGCTACATCAATAGCGGCTAGCCGCGTGGAGCAGGCGCTGTCGGAGGTGGCGTCTTCCCTGCAGAGCAGTGCACCCAAGCACGGACCCCTGCACCCCTGGATGACACTAGCCCAGATTTGGCTGCATGCAG CTGAGGTTTACATCGGCATGTCCAAGCCTGCTGAGGCGTCGGCCTGCACACAAGAAGCCGCCAACCTCTTCCCCACGTCCCACAATGTGCTGTTCATGAGGGGCCAGATAGCAGAGCTCAGGGGCAGCGTGGATGAGGCTAAACGCTGGTACGAAGAAGCCCTGTCCATCAACCCAACGCACGTCAAAACCATGCAGAGATTG GGTTTGATTCTCCATCAGCTTCAACGCTATAGTTTGTCAGAAAAAGTACTGAGGGATGCTGTGCAGGTCAACAG TACGGCTCATGATGTGTGGAACAGTCTCGGCGAGGTGTTGCAGGCTCAAGGGAACGCGGCTGCCGCCACGGAGTGTTTCCTCACCGCTTTGGAGCTGGAGGCCAGCAGCCCCATCCTGCCATTCACCATCATTCCGAGAGCACTATGA
- the ttc7b gene encoding tetratricopeptide repeat protein 7B isoform X1 encodes MTAKKSGSRLETEIERCRSEGQWDKIPELVRQLSAKLISNDDLGELLLGECKLQTYLKENPIKQGSSPRGPRPKLVEVRKHLTAALDRGNLKAHYLQEASLLMAKLSYVEAEYTDALGQYNRVNLDDMQLSGAPVYRLSMIAEAYATKGLCLEKVPTVSPLLSNQNAGSPSTNRSRPEREQEIITCYEKSGDIALLYLQEAEKALSAGIQNRSPKPGPASQDQELGYFLETGLQRAHVIHFKNGNLTQGVGRFREILRAVETRTTQNLRMTIARQLAEILLRGMCEQSYWSPVEDPPTVSPLDDPTRQGHIQSKKYSLSRRPRVYSGENLFCPQENTEEALLLLLISESMANRDAVLSRIPEHNNDRIISLQSASVVYDLLTIALGRRGQYEMLSECLERAMKFAFEEFHLWYQLALSLMAAGKSARAVKVLKECIRLKPDDPTIPLLAVKLCIGPLHWLDEGECFAKMVIDMGEKAAEFRAKGYLAVGLVYSLKATDASLRSTQEEYQRKALGAFQRAQSLSPTDHLAAFYLALQLAVSRQIPEALGYVRQALQLQGDDVHSLHLLALLLSAQKHYHDALNIIEMALSEYPENFNLLYTKVKLESMCRGPEESLLTCKHMLQIWKSFYNLTNPSDSGRGSSLLDRTVADRRQLNAMTLPDFSDPETASGSSSSHTGSEPMSPTSPSTISTLSSPLSSPSSPVFIFQPSPPPKQSSFFSTPPPPPASCLPPTPLMTTKARPPSICNHIPVRQLSSNSNVPLGGLQDANTLGFSSMFSVCSVHATSIAASRVEQALSEVASSLQSSAPKHGPLHPWMTLAQIWLHAAEVYIGMSKPAEASACTQEAANLFPTSHNVLFMRGQIAELRGSVDEAKRWYEEALSINPTHVKTMQRLGLILHQLQRYSLSEKVLRDAVQVNSTAHDVWNSLGEVLQAQGNAAAATECFLTALELEASSPILPFTIIPRAL; translated from the exons ATGACCGCTAAGAAGTCTGGCTCACGACTGGAGACCGAGATAGAGCGGTGTCGTTCAGAGGGACAATGGGATAAAATACCGGAGTTAGTTCGGCAACTCTCGGCTAAACTGATATCAAACG ATGACTTAGGGGAGCTGTTGCTGGGGGAATGCAAGCTTCAGACGTACTTGAAGGAGAATCCAATCAAACAGGGTTCCAGCCCTAGAGGCCCACGACCAAAACTTGTAGAGGTCAGGAAGCACCTCACTGCTGCTCTGGACAGGGGAAACCTCAAG GCACATTACCTCCAGGAGGCGAGTCTTCTAATGGCCAAGCTCAGCTATGTAGAGGCAGAATACACAGATGCTTTAG GTCAGTACAACAGGGTGAATCTGGATGACATGCAGCTGTCTGGAGCCCCTGTGTACAGGCTCTCCATGATAGCAGAGGCCTATGCCACTaaag GCTTGTGCCTCGAGAAAGTGCCAACCGTCTCTCCATTGCTGTCCAACCAGAATGCCGGGTCTCCCTCCACTAATAGGAGCAGACCTGAGCGAGAGCAGGAAATCATCACCTGCTATGAAAAATCTGGAGATATTGCTCTGCTCTACCTGCAGGAGGCTGAAAAG GCTTTGTCAGCTGGAATTCAGAACCGCAGCCCAAAGCCTGGCCCAGCTTCCCAGGACCAGGAACTGGGTTACTTCCTGGAGACAGGCCTGCAGAGGGCCCATGTCATCCACTTCAAGAATGG AAACCTGACGCAAGGTGTCGGACGATTTCGAGAAATTCTTCGAGCTGTTGAAACCAGGACAACACAGAACCTGCGCATG accaTAGCAAGACAGCTTGCAGAGATCTTGCTCCGAGGGATGTGTGAACAGAGTTACTGGTCGCCTGTGGAAGACCCGCCCACTGTGTCGCCGCTGGACGATCCCACACGGCAAGGACACATCCAAAGCAAGAAGTACAGCTTAAGTCGGCGCCCACGGGTGTACTCTGGAGAGAA TCTGTTTTGCCCTCAGGAGAACACAGAGGAAGCATTATTGCTGCTCCTCATCAGTGAGTCCATG GCTAATCGCGATGCAGTCCTGAGCAGGATCCCTGAACACAATAATGATCGAATCATCAGTTTACAGTCCGCCTCTGTAGTATATGACCTGCTTACAATAGCACTTGGCAGGAGGGGACAGTATGAGATGCTATCTGAG TGTTTGGAGCGGGCCATGAAATTTGCCTTTGAGGAGTTCCATTTGTGGTACCAGCTTGCCTTGTCTTTAATGGCTGCTGGAAAATCCGCCCGTGCTGTTAAAGTTCTAAAGGAGTGTATTCGTCTAAAGCCGGATGACCCCACCATCCCACTGCTGGCTGTCAAACTGTGTATCGGACCTCTACACTGG TTGGATGAGGGTGAGTGCTTTGCCAAGATGGTGATTGACATGGGGGAGAAGGCGGCGGAGTTCAGAGCCAAGGGCTACTTGGCCGTTGGACTGGTTTATAGCCTCAAAGCCACTGACG CATCACTGCGAAGCACACAAGAAGAATATCAGAGGAAAGCTTTGGGAGCATTTCAGAG AGCACAAAGTCTGTCTCCAACGGACCATTTAGCAGCCTTCTACCTTGCACTGCAGCTCGCTGTGTCCAGACAG ATTCCCGAGGCGTTGGGCTATGTTCGACAGGCATTACAGCTTCAAGGGGATGACGTTCACTCCCTCCACCTACTGGCTCTGCTGCTTTCAGCACAGAAACACTACCACGATGCTCTCAATATCATCGAGATGGCCCTTTCTGAATATCCTGAGAACTTCAA CTTGCTGTATACCAAGGTGAAGTTGGAGAGCATGTGCAGAGGACCAGAAGAATCCTTGCTCACCTGTAAACACATGTTGCAGATCTGGAAGAGCTTTTACAACCTTACAAACCCCAG TGACTCAGGGCGAGGCAGCAGTCTGTTGGATAGAACTGTAGCAGACAGAAGACAGCTCAACGCCATGACTCTGCCAGACTTCAGTGACCCAGAAACTG ccTCAGGTTCTTCCTCCTCTCATACTGGGTCTGAACCAATGTCCCCCACGTCCCCCTCCACCATATCCACGCTGTCCTCTCCGCTCTCCTCTCCATCCTCTCCCgttttcatttttcagccttCTCCTCCCCCCAAACAGTCTTCTTTCTTCTccactcctccccctcctcccgcATCATGTCTTCCTCCTACTCCCCTGATGACCACCAAAGCCAGGCCTCCCTCCATTTGCAACCACATCCCCGTTCGCCAACTCTCCTCCAACTCCAACGTGCCTCTAG GCGGCCTTCAGGACGCTAACACTCTTGGTTTTTCTTCCATGTTTTCTGTTT GTTCTGTACATGCTACATCAATAGCGGCTAGCCGCGTGGAGCAGGCGCTGTCGGAGGTGGCGTCTTCCCTGCAGAGCAGTGCACCCAAGCACGGACCCCTGCACCCCTGGATGACACTAGCCCAGATTTGGCTGCATGCAG CTGAGGTTTACATCGGCATGTCCAAGCCTGCTGAGGCGTCGGCCTGCACACAAGAAGCCGCCAACCTCTTCCCCACGTCCCACAATGTGCTGTTCATGAGGGGCCAGATAGCAGAGCTCAGGGGCAGCGTGGATGAGGCTAAACGCTGGTACGAAGAAGCCCTGTCCATCAACCCAACGCACGTCAAAACCATGCAGAGATTG GGTTTGATTCTCCATCAGCTTCAACGCTATAGTTTGTCAGAAAAAGTACTGAGGGATGCTGTGCAGGTCAACAG TACGGCTCATGATGTGTGGAACAGTCTCGGCGAGGTGTTGCAGGCTCAAGGGAACGCGGCTGCCGCCACGGAGTGTTTCCTCACCGCTTTGGAGCTGGAGGCCAGCAGCCCCATCCTGCCATTCACCATCATTCCGAGAGCACTATGA